From the genome of Pseudomonas sp. AB6, one region includes:
- a CDS encoding aldo/keto reductase produces the protein MRTLNLAGSSVPVIGQGTWHIGEDASQRKDEVAALRLGIELGMTLIDTAEMYAEGDAERVVGEAIAGRRDQVYLVSKVYPHNSSRKGLPAACERSLQRLGTDYIDLYLLHWPGQYPLEETAEAFERLREAGKIGRWGVSNFDVSDLLELDDPACATNQVLYNIEQRGIEFDLLPWSQANGMPLMAYSPIAQGGRLLKSPVLRAIAARYNATPAQICLAWVLRHPGVIAIPKAVEAEHLHLNAVAAQWVLSDDDLNAIENAWPAPIHKQPLTMI, from the coding sequence ATGCGAACCCTCAATCTGGCTGGCTCATCCGTTCCTGTCATCGGCCAAGGCACCTGGCACATTGGCGAAGACGCTTCCCAGCGAAAGGATGAAGTTGCCGCGCTGCGTCTAGGTATCGAGCTTGGCATGACGTTGATTGATACCGCCGAGATGTACGCCGAGGGCGATGCTGAAAGGGTCGTCGGCGAGGCTATTGCCGGGCGGCGCGACCAGGTGTATTTGGTCAGTAAGGTGTACCCGCACAACTCCAGCCGCAAAGGCCTTCCGGCGGCGTGCGAACGGAGCCTGCAGCGGCTGGGCACCGACTACATCGATCTGTACCTGCTGCACTGGCCTGGGCAATACCCCCTCGAAGAAACAGCCGAAGCCTTTGAGCGGTTGCGGGAGGCAGGCAAGATTGGCCGCTGGGGGGTGTCCAATTTTGATGTCTCTGACCTGCTGGAGCTCGACGACCCGGCCTGTGCCACCAACCAAGTGCTGTACAACATCGAACAGCGCGGCATCGAGTTTGACCTGTTGCCCTGGAGCCAGGCGAACGGCATGCCGCTAATGGCCTACTCGCCGATTGCCCAAGGCGGACGCTTGTTGAAAAGTCCGGTGCTACGGGCTATCGCCGCCCGATATAACGCCACGCCGGCGCAAATTTGTCTGGCGTGGGTTCTGCGCCATCCGGGGGTGATCGCCATCCCAAAAGCGGTTGAGGCTGAACACTTGCACCTCAACGCAGTGGCCGCGCAGTGGGTATTGAGCGACGACGACTTGAATGCAATCGAGAATGCCTGGCCTGCGCCCATTCATAAACAACCGCTAACCATGATATGA
- a CDS encoding efflux transporter outer membrane subunit: protein MKPGARLTALALSLLLSACQVVGPDYHLPKDAALNRPDLQGELAGKGADVISAPVEQDWWRLYQDQRLNQLIQQAIATNTDLRVAAANLSRARMQVEEAQAAGGFHSSVKLGAQRLQESGEAYLLTEKVPVTNVADVGISTSYQFDLFGTLQRGIEAAQANADATQAASDTARITLVADVVRAYAQVCAANEEQGIAQQSLDLQRESLKLTQRLRDAGRGDETQVTRSQTQFKSLGAELPRYTAARQTGLFRLSMLLAKPLDQLPAGVATCAQLPHIAQVMPVGDGAALLKRRPDVRQAERRLAVATADIGVATGELYPDISIGATIGTVGILDDLGKQATNRWGFGPLLSWNVPSNGSRARIHEAEASTQAALARFDGTVLNAIRETQTSLAQYTALLERRDALADAQQSAQQAAQQTHRFFQAGRASFLADLQATRTYTDVRAQLASANTQVAMGQIDLFLALGGGWESARNK from the coding sequence ATGAAGCCCGGCGCCCGTCTAACCGCTCTCGCGCTGAGCTTGCTGTTATCGGCCTGCCAAGTGGTCGGCCCGGATTATCACTTGCCCAAAGACGCCGCCCTCAATCGCCCGGATCTACAGGGCGAACTGGCCGGCAAAGGCGCCGATGTGATCTCGGCACCGGTGGAGCAAGACTGGTGGCGGCTGTATCAGGATCAGCGCCTTAACCAGCTGATTCAGCAAGCCATAGCCACCAATACGGACTTGCGGGTAGCGGCGGCCAATCTATCGCGCGCACGCATGCAGGTAGAAGAAGCCCAAGCCGCTGGCGGCTTCCACAGCAGCGTGAAACTCGGCGCGCAACGGCTGCAGGAGTCAGGCGAAGCCTATCTGCTGACTGAAAAAGTCCCGGTGACCAATGTCGCTGACGTTGGCATCAGTACCTCATATCAATTCGACCTGTTCGGCACCCTGCAACGCGGAATCGAAGCCGCTCAGGCCAATGCCGATGCAACCCAGGCCGCGTCCGACACCGCTCGGATTACCTTGGTGGCCGATGTGGTGCGGGCCTACGCCCAAGTCTGCGCGGCCAATGAAGAACAAGGCATCGCTCAGCAATCGTTGGATTTGCAGCGCGAAAGCTTGAAGCTGACCCAGCGTCTTCGCGACGCGGGCCGCGGCGATGAGACTCAGGTAACGCGTTCGCAAACGCAGTTCAAATCCTTGGGCGCCGAGCTACCTCGCTACACTGCCGCGCGCCAAACCGGGTTGTTCCGTTTGTCGATGCTGTTGGCCAAACCCCTCGACCAATTGCCGGCTGGCGTTGCGACCTGTGCCCAACTGCCACACATCGCGCAGGTCATGCCAGTGGGTGATGGCGCCGCGCTGCTCAAACGTCGGCCCGACGTGCGCCAGGCTGAGCGTCGCCTCGCGGTTGCGACGGCCGATATCGGCGTGGCCACGGGCGAGTTATACCCGGACATCAGCATCGGCGCGACGATTGGCACCGTTGGCATCCTCGACGACTTGGGTAAGCAGGCCACCAACCGTTGGGGCTTTGGCCCGTTACTGAGCTGGAACGTCCCGTCGAATGGTTCCCGGGCGCGCATTCACGAAGCCGAAGCCTCGACCCAGGCTGCCTTGGCGCGGTTTGACGGGACCGTGTTGAATGCGATCCGCGAAACCCAGACCAGTCTGGCGCAATACACCGCCCTGCTGGAACGCCGCGACGCGTTGGCCGATGCGCAACAATCGGCGCAACAGGCGGCGCAGCAGACACACCGTTTCTTTCAGGCCGGACGGGCGTCATTCCTCGCCGACCTACAGGCCACCCGCACCTACACCGATGTGCGGGCGCAACTGGCGTCAGCCAATACCCAAGTCGCCATGGGCCAGATCGACTTGTTCCTGGCGTTGGGGGGTGGTTGGGAGAGTGCGCGTAACAAGTGA
- a CDS encoding HlyD family secretion protein — protein MKKPLLTLGRVVLTLLIVIFASVVVWRMVMYYMFAPWTRDGHIRADIVQIAPDVSGLIQRVEVVDNQVVSKGQVLFVIDQDRFRLALRQAQATVAERQEAYEQARRENKRNRGLGNLVAQEQLEESQSREAQGLAALSQAQVAVDAAKLNLDRSVIRSPVDGYLNDRAPRAQEFVSAGRAVLSVVDGSSFHIDGYFEETKLSGIHIGQAVDIRVIGDPTRLRGHVQSIVAAIEDRDRSSGSNLLPNINPAFSWVRLAQRIPVRIAFDSVPEDFRMIAGRTATVSMIDDANLATQDAKNKEAAK, from the coding sequence ATGAAAAAACCTCTACTGACATTGGGCCGCGTGGTCCTGACCCTGCTGATTGTTATTTTTGCCTCGGTGGTTGTTTGGCGCATGGTGATGTACTACATGTTCGCGCCTTGGACCCGGGACGGGCACATCCGCGCCGATATCGTTCAGATCGCCCCGGACGTTTCCGGGCTGATCCAACGCGTGGAGGTTGTGGATAACCAGGTGGTGAGCAAAGGCCAGGTGCTGTTCGTTATCGATCAGGACCGTTTTCGGCTGGCCCTGCGCCAGGCGCAAGCCACGGTCGCGGAACGCCAGGAGGCTTACGAGCAGGCCCGTCGCGAAAACAAACGTAACCGGGGCTTGGGCAATCTGGTTGCCCAGGAACAACTGGAAGAAAGTCAGTCCCGCGAGGCCCAAGGCCTGGCCGCATTAAGCCAAGCCCAGGTGGCAGTAGACGCGGCGAAGCTAAATTTGGATCGCTCGGTAATTCGCAGCCCAGTGGACGGCTACCTCAACGACCGTGCGCCGCGAGCACAAGAGTTCGTCAGCGCCGGTCGTGCGGTGTTGTCGGTGGTGGACGGCTCATCGTTTCATATCGACGGCTATTTTGAAGAAACCAAACTGTCCGGCATTCACATCGGCCAGGCTGTGGATATCCGTGTGATTGGCGATCCCACCCGCTTGCGTGGTCATGTGCAAAGCATCGTCGCCGCTATCGAAGATCGTGACCGCAGCAGCGGTTCCAATCTGCTGCCCAACATTAATCCGGCGTTCAGTTGGGTGCGTTTGGCGCAACGAATTCCGGTACGAATCGCCTTTGACAGCGTGCCCGAAGACTTCCGCATGATTGCCGGCCGCACTGCAACAGTATCGATGATCGACGATGCCAACCTTGCTACTCAGGACGCTAAAAATAAGGAAGCCGCGAAATGA
- a CDS encoding DUF1656 domain-containing protein produces MIGDVDISGIFLPTLLVVMGITYALYLGVHALLNRAHFYRLVWHRALFNVGLYALLLGAVDTLSRYLMK; encoded by the coding sequence ATGATCGGTGATGTGGACATCAGTGGCATCTTTCTCCCCACGCTGCTGGTGGTGATGGGTATCACCTACGCGCTCTACCTGGGGGTGCATGCGCTGCTCAACCGCGCCCACTTTTATCGTCTGGTCTGGCACCGGGCTTTGTTCAATGTAGGTCTATACGCTCTGCTGCTCGGCGCTGTGGATACTCTCAGTCGATACCTGATGAAATGA
- a CDS encoding FUSC family protein codes for MKGFFASVPPARDWFFGLRTFVASMVALYIALIMELPRPYWAMATVYIVSSPFVGPTSSKALYRAIGTFAGAAAAVLFVPLFVQTPILLAIVIALWTGTLLFLSLHLRTANSYALMLAGYTLPLIAFPVVNNPMAVFDIAVARTEEIFLGIVCAAVIGAMFWPRHLAPVVMDTTNKWFADASAYSDRFLSRTHQSEEIGSLRAAMVGSFNSLELMIGQLSHEGVHSQSVRNSKELRGRMIHLLPVIDALDDALWAIERRTPDLLAHLKLALEDARAWLTNTHENASPEKWKALRATLEQLQPSPERLDDRHQLLLSNALYRLNEWVDLWQDCRSLQHALRTDDQSPWRAVYRHWRLGRLTPFLDRGLMLYSVLSGVAAIIVASVLWILLGWPEGGSAVILAAVACSFFAAMDDPAPQIYRFFFWTTVAVILASLYLFLVLPNINDFPMLVLAFAVPFIWIATLTVQPRFYLGTLLTLVNTATFISIQGTYDTDFLVFINNNLAGPIGLLFAFVWTLVVRPFGVEFAAKRLTRFGWHDIASLSQPGTLNEHRLMAVKMLDRLMQHLPRLTITAQDTGIALRELRVTLNLLDLLAYLPRVHPAPQALLRQVINDVSAYFQACLDARERLPAPKGLLNTMDRARRSMTFDGMGDDPTRIHLLHALSGLRLALLPGVEIVKAGEFAELPPYGLDGAPL; via the coding sequence TTGAAAGGTTTTTTTGCTAGCGTACCGCCCGCACGCGACTGGTTCTTCGGCCTTCGCACTTTCGTCGCGTCGATGGTGGCGTTGTACATCGCCTTAATCATGGAACTACCTCGGCCGTATTGGGCCATGGCCACGGTGTACATCGTATCTAGCCCGTTTGTTGGCCCGACCAGTTCCAAAGCGCTGTATCGCGCTATCGGCACATTTGCCGGAGCGGCAGCGGCAGTACTTTTCGTACCCCTGTTTGTGCAAACCCCCATTTTGTTGGCAATTGTGATTGCCCTGTGGACCGGAACATTGCTGTTCCTTTCGCTGCATTTACGCACAGCAAATAGCTACGCCTTGATGCTGGCCGGCTATACCCTGCCGCTGATTGCGTTTCCAGTGGTGAATAACCCGATGGCGGTGTTCGACATCGCCGTGGCGCGCACGGAAGAGATTTTTCTCGGCATCGTTTGTGCCGCCGTGATTGGCGCCATGTTCTGGCCCCGACACTTGGCCCCAGTGGTAATGGACACCACCAACAAATGGTTCGCTGATGCCTCTGCTTATAGCGATCGCTTTTTGAGCCGTACTCACCAGTCTGAAGAGATAGGCTCACTGCGCGCGGCCATGGTGGGCAGTTTCAATTCCCTGGAGCTGATGATCGGCCAGTTGTCCCACGAAGGCGTGCATTCACAAAGCGTGCGCAACAGTAAAGAATTGCGTGGTCGGATGATTCATTTGCTGCCGGTTATAGATGCGTTGGATGACGCCCTCTGGGCCATAGAGCGGCGCACCCCCGATCTGCTGGCGCATCTGAAATTAGCGCTTGAAGATGCTCGTGCCTGGTTGACAAACACCCATGAAAACGCCTCTCCAGAGAAGTGGAAAGCGTTACGCGCCACGCTTGAACAGTTGCAACCAAGCCCGGAAAGACTCGATGATCGACATCAGTTGCTGTTGTCCAACGCCTTGTACCGGTTGAACGAATGGGTGGATTTATGGCAAGACTGCCGCAGCCTGCAACATGCCCTGCGCACTGATGACCAATCACCATGGCGCGCCGTGTATCGGCACTGGCGTCTGGGTCGACTGACACCCTTTCTGGATCGCGGCCTGATGTTGTATTCGGTACTTTCCGGAGTCGCGGCGATCATCGTCGCCTCGGTACTGTGGATTTTATTGGGCTGGCCCGAAGGCGGCAGCGCCGTGATTCTTGCGGCCGTGGCCTGTAGTTTTTTCGCCGCCATGGACGACCCTGCCCCGCAGATTTATCGCTTCTTTTTCTGGACCACGGTGGCGGTAATCCTGGCCAGTCTGTACCTGTTTTTGGTGCTGCCAAATATCAACGACTTCCCGATGCTGGTCCTCGCATTCGCTGTCCCGTTTATCTGGATCGCTACGCTGACCGTGCAGCCGCGCTTCTACCTGGGCACCTTGCTGACGCTGGTCAATACGGCAACCTTCATCAGTATTCAGGGCACCTACGACACCGACTTTCTGGTTTTTATCAACAACAACCTAGCGGGCCCGATTGGCCTCCTGTTTGCGTTTGTCTGGACCCTGGTGGTGCGGCCGTTCGGGGTTGAATTTGCAGCCAAGCGCCTGACGCGTTTCGGTTGGCACGACATTGCCAGCCTCAGCCAGCCGGGGACGCTCAATGAGCACAGGCTGATGGCCGTGAAAATGCTCGACCGCTTGATGCAGCATTTGCCGCGCCTGACCATCACCGCTCAAGACACCGGCATCGCCCTGCGCGAGTTGCGCGTGACCCTCAATTTGCTGGATTTACTGGCGTACTTGCCCCGTGTTCATCCCGCGCCGCAAGCGCTGTTGCGGCAAGTGATCAATGACGTCAGCGCTTATTTTCAGGCATGCCTTGATGCTCGAGAACGCTTGCCTGCACCCAAAGGCCTGTTGAACACCATGGATCGGGCGCGGCGTTCAATGACATTTGACGGGATGGGCGATGACCCCACCCGCATCCACTTACTGCACGCGCTCAGTGGTCTTCGTCTGGCACTGCTGCCTGGCGTCGAGATCGTGAAGGCTGGCGAATTTGCAGAGCTACCGCCCTATGGGCTCGACGGAGCACCGTTATGA
- a CDS encoding MarR family winged helix-turn-helix transcriptional regulator — MTLDLLQMSISRSIVAASRHWRRICQNTLVNYGISEACAMPLLMILRLGDGARQVTVAQAAGLESPSLVRLLDQLCAADIVLRTEDPADRRAKSLSLTDSGRTLALSIEDELKNLRRKVLKNVEIGDLEATLRVLHAFEEAGHQDAEWLP; from the coding sequence ATGACCCTAGATTTACTGCAAATGAGCATCAGCCGGAGCATCGTCGCGGCCTCTCGCCACTGGCGTAGGATTTGCCAGAACACGCTAGTCAATTACGGCATCTCCGAAGCCTGCGCGATGCCGTTGCTGATGATCCTGCGTCTGGGTGATGGCGCGCGCCAAGTGACTGTAGCTCAGGCTGCCGGACTTGAAAGTCCGTCATTGGTGCGTCTGCTTGATCAATTGTGTGCCGCCGATATCGTCTTGCGCACCGAAGACCCCGCTGACCGCCGCGCCAAATCTTTGAGCCTGACAGACAGTGGTCGAACGCTGGCGCTCTCCATCGAAGACGAACTGAAAAACCTGCGCCGCAAGGTGCTGAAGAACGTTGAAATCGGCGATTTGGAAGCCACTCTGCGGGTGTTGCACGCATTCGAAGAAGCTGGCCATCAGGACGCGGAGTGGCTGCCTTGA
- a CDS encoding YbhB/YbcL family Raf kinase inhibitor-like protein → MSRSFRKRLTHTWLTAGAMALCLQFTAQAAQPRFTLSMPDAEDNAFFSADNAASANGCGGKNVSPALYWSNPPKGTQSFALVLHDPDGQMGLGVDHWLRYGLPFSLGQIVLGAGGESKLEGAGGINTRGTTGYMGPCPPPGDSAHHYVIQLYALDLAHDALKPGLSGDELRTAIKGHILGVSSVVRRYER, encoded by the coding sequence ATGAGTCGTTCATTCCGAAAACGTCTTACCCACACCTGGTTAACCGCCGGTGCGATGGCGCTGTGTTTGCAATTCACTGCGCAGGCCGCCCAACCACGTTTCACCCTCAGCATGCCCGACGCAGAAGACAACGCGTTTTTCTCCGCGGATAACGCCGCCAGTGCCAATGGTTGCGGGGGCAAGAACGTTTCGCCGGCGCTGTACTGGAGCAATCCGCCCAAGGGCACGCAAAGTTTTGCGTTGGTGTTGCATGACCCAGATGGGCAGATGGGCTTGGGCGTTGATCACTGGCTGCGTTATGGCCTGCCGTTTAGCCTCGGGCAGATCGTGTTGGGGGCCGGCGGCGAGTCGAAGCTTGAAGGGGCGGGCGGAATCAATACACGCGGCACCACCGGTTACATGGGCCCGTGTCCGCCACCAGGAGACAGTGCGCATCATTATGTAATCCAACTGTACGCCTTGGATTTAGCCCACGATGCGCTGAAGCCCGGTTTGAGTGGTGATGAATTGCGCACCGCCATCAAAGGCCATATTTTGGGGGTGAGCAGCGTGGTGCGGCGGTATGAGCGCTAG
- a CDS encoding heavy metal sensor histidine kinase, with amino-acid sequence MLTVAGAGLYLYESMKETVMLRSDHAVLARLDHFRKLLRYDLTLDKFKSSPQLFENMLDSEEDIFIIGEPGKPPVISVNPLHAPLPNLPVAGQDRALNDADLRSGMSQEGVPLRAASTQVLSEGTQVQLVAAHVMVKEMAMLASFRQRIYAAVTLAFVVTALLGYLLLRRGLRPLRRMAAHAADITPARLDSRLDGRDTSVELHQLSEAFNAMLDRLSEGYQRLTQFSADLAHEIRTPVGSLMGHCQVALRQTRSVDEYQALLASNLEELERISRLVESILFLARADEAQAVLERQPLNLETEMQRVAGYFEGLADERQLTIHTTGGGMLHADPILLRRALSNLVANAIRYADEGSEIVVVVEQRHREWLIQVENQGPVLAAAALTKLFDRFYRGDASRHQSSDSNGLGLAIVAAIMHLHGGRVEVTQPANGRIRFALGFPANEL; translated from the coding sequence ATGCTCACCGTGGCAGGGGCCGGGCTGTACCTATATGAGTCAATGAAAGAAACCGTAATGCTGCGAAGTGACCACGCAGTGCTTGCGCGGCTCGATCACTTTCGAAAATTGTTGCGTTACGACCTGACGCTAGACAAGTTCAAGAGCAGCCCGCAACTGTTCGAGAACATGCTCGACAGCGAAGAAGACATTTTTATCATTGGCGAGCCGGGCAAACCGCCGGTGATATCAGTGAATCCGCTGCACGCCCCACTGCCGAATTTGCCCGTGGCAGGGCAAGACCGGGCCTTGAATGACGCCGACTTACGCAGCGGTATGAGCCAGGAAGGCGTACCGTTGCGTGCTGCATCGACCCAAGTACTCTCAGAAGGAACGCAAGTGCAGTTGGTGGCGGCCCACGTGATGGTTAAGGAAATGGCCATGCTTGCCAGCTTCCGCCAACGCATTTATGCCGCCGTGACCTTGGCTTTCGTCGTCACCGCCCTCCTCGGTTATCTGTTACTGCGCCGTGGGTTGCGGCCCTTGCGGCGAATGGCGGCCCATGCAGCCGATATCACTCCGGCCCGGCTCGACAGCCGTCTCGACGGGCGAGATACGTCTGTCGAATTACACCAGCTATCCGAAGCGTTCAACGCCATGCTCGATCGGTTGTCGGAAGGCTACCAGCGCTTGACGCAGTTCTCCGCTGATTTAGCCCATGAAATCCGCACCCCGGTGGGATCGTTGATGGGCCATTGCCAAGTGGCGCTAAGGCAGACCCGCAGCGTTGATGAATACCAAGCGCTGCTGGCCTCGAATCTGGAAGAGCTGGAGCGCATCTCGCGGCTGGTGGAAAGCATCCTGTTTCTCGCCCGGGCCGACGAAGCTCAAGCCGTGCTTGAGCGGCAACCGTTGAATCTGGAAACCGAAATGCAGAGGGTAGCCGGGTATTTTGAAGGCTTGGCCGACGAGCGCCAACTGACAATCCACACCACGGGCGGCGGCATGCTACACGCTGACCCGATCCTATTGCGGCGGGCGCTGAGTAACCTCGTCGCCAACGCGATTCGTTATGCCGATGAAGGCAGCGAGATCGTGGTGGTAGTCGAACAACGTCACCGTGAATGGCTGATCCAGGTTGAAAACCAAGGCCCGGTGCTGGCCGCTGCGGCTCTGACCAAACTCTTCGACCGCTTCTATCGTGGCGACGCCTCCCGCCACCAAAGCTCCGACTCCAACGGCCTTGGCCTGGCCATTGTTGCGGCAATCATGCACCTGCACGGCGGAAGGGTGGAAGTGACCCAGCCGGCGAACGGGCGGATTCGGTTTGCGTTGGGGTTTCCGGCCAACGAACTGTAG
- a CDS encoding heavy metal response regulator transcription factor has product MHILLIEDDTKTGEYLKKGLGESGYKVDWAQHGADGLHMALEQRYDLIVLDVMLPGIDGWQIIEVLRAKQDVPVLFLTARDQLQDRIRGLELGADDYLIKPFSFTELLLRIRTVLRRGVVREPDHFHIADLELDLLRRRITRQQQVIVLTNKEFALLHLLLRREGEVLSRAQIASEVWDMNFDSDTNVVDVAIKRLRSKIDLPYPVKLIHTVRGIGYVCEVRPCAPDASHP; this is encoded by the coding sequence ATGCACATTTTGCTGATTGAAGACGACACCAAAACCGGCGAGTACCTAAAGAAAGGCCTTGGCGAGTCCGGCTATAAAGTCGACTGGGCGCAACATGGCGCCGACGGCCTGCATATGGCCTTGGAACAGCGTTACGATTTGATTGTGCTTGACGTCATGCTGCCAGGCATTGATGGCTGGCAGATCATAGAAGTGCTGCGCGCTAAACAAGATGTGCCGGTATTGTTCCTGACTGCCCGAGATCAGTTGCAAGACCGTATTCGCGGGCTTGAACTGGGTGCAGACGATTACTTGATCAAGCCGTTCTCCTTCACCGAACTGCTGCTGCGCATTCGCACTGTGCTGCGCCGAGGCGTAGTCCGCGAGCCGGACCATTTTCATATCGCCGATCTTGAACTGGATCTCTTACGCCGTCGCATCACCCGTCAGCAACAGGTTATCGTGCTGACCAACAAAGAGTTTGCACTGCTGCATCTTCTATTGCGCCGCGAGGGCGAGGTATTGTCCCGGGCGCAAATAGCCTCAGAGGTCTGGGACATGAATTTTGACAGCGACACCAACGTGGTGGATGTAGCAATCAAACGACTGCGTAGCAAAATCGATTTGCCCTACCCGGTAAAACTCATTCATACCGTGCGTGGCATCGGTTACGTCTGCGAGGTACGACCGTGCGCGCCCGACGCCAGCCATCCCTGA
- a CDS encoding cytochrome b/b6 domain-containing protein, with protein MSTRRIHPWPVRLTHWLNAMGMVGMFMSGWGIYNASPLFPFSFPRSITLGGWLGGSIGWHLAVMWLLVINGLAYMLYGVFSRHFKSDLLPVTPSAVKRDFIDALRFRLAHQHGRYNAVQRLSYWIVMALGVLVVLSGLSIWKPIQLQVLANLFGGYDFARYVHFGAMAGIGAFVVVHLVLVLLVPRTFMPMITGGTRENSND; from the coding sequence ATGAGCACTCGACGTATCCACCCCTGGCCAGTGCGACTCACGCATTGGCTGAACGCGATGGGCATGGTTGGCATGTTCATGAGTGGCTGGGGGATCTATAACGCATCGCCGCTTTTTCCCTTCAGCTTTCCCCGCAGCATCACCTTGGGCGGTTGGCTCGGTGGCTCAATTGGCTGGCATTTAGCAGTGATGTGGCTACTGGTGATCAACGGTCTGGCCTACATGTTGTATGGCGTGTTCAGCCGCCATTTCAAAAGCGATTTATTGCCCGTCACCCCCAGCGCGGTAAAACGCGACTTCATCGACGCTCTGCGTTTTCGTCTGGCGCACCAACACGGGCGTTATAACGCAGTGCAGCGCTTGTCCTATTGGATCGTGATGGCGCTGGGGGTGTTGGTGGTCTTGTCTGGGTTATCCATTTGGAAACCGATACAGCTTCAGGTGCTGGCCAACCTGTTCGGCGGATACGACTTCGCTCGCTACGTACACTTTGGCGCCATGGCCGGGATCGGCGCGTTTGTCGTCGTTCATTTGGTGCTGGTGCTGTTGGTTCCGCGCACCTTTATGCCGATGATTACCGGCGGTACCCGGGAGAATTCCAATGACTGA
- a CDS encoding molybdopterin-dependent oxidoreductase: MTDPKQRPPRIILEPAQQTQLFKIQRRSFLRAGLTLGAVSMLTGCNFEGDDAVDKTLWAMSRWNDRVQAWLFSGQRLAPTYDKSKVTNPFPFNAFYAEYNVPEIDLSTYSLAVSGLVRDKQAWSLDGLRKLPQRTDVTRLICVEGWSAIGQWGGVPLRTFLEHIGADTTAKFVAFKCADKYYSSLDMPTALHPQTLLALDFGEVALPPDYGYPLRVRVPTKLGFKNPKHIVELVVTNEYQGGYWEDQGYNWFSGS, translated from the coding sequence ATGACTGACCCTAAGCAACGCCCCCCTCGCATCATTCTAGAGCCGGCGCAGCAGACGCAATTATTCAAAATTCAACGTCGCTCTTTCCTGCGTGCTGGCCTGACCCTCGGCGCAGTGTCGATGCTTACCGGTTGCAACTTTGAAGGCGACGACGCCGTGGATAAAACCCTCTGGGCCATGTCGCGCTGGAACGACCGTGTTCAAGCCTGGCTGTTCAGCGGGCAACGCCTGGCGCCCACTTACGATAAGTCGAAAGTCACCAACCCGTTTCCGTTTAATGCTTTTTATGCCGAATACAACGTCCCCGAAATAGACCTGTCGACTTATAGCCTGGCGGTGTCCGGGTTGGTGCGGGATAAACAAGCCTGGTCTCTGGACGGTTTGCGCAAATTGCCGCAACGCACCGATGTGACGCGGCTGATTTGTGTCGAGGGCTGGAGTGCGATCGGGCAGTGGGGCGGGGTGCCGTTGCGGACCTTTCTTGAGCACATCGGTGCAGACACCACGGCCAAGTTCGTAGCATTCAAATGCGCAGACAAGTATTACTCAAGCCTGGACATGCCCACCGCGTTGCATCCGCAGACTTTGCTGGCGCTGGACTTTGGTGAAGTGGCACTGCCTCCAGATTATGGTTATCCGTTGCGAGTGCGGGTACCCACTAAGCTAGGGTTCAAAAATCCCAAACATATCGTCGAGCTGGTTGTGACGAATGAGTACCAAGGTGGGTATTGGGAAGATCAGGGTTATAACTGGTTTAGCGGGAGTTGA